A portion of the Edaphobacter lichenicola genome contains these proteins:
- a CDS encoding DinB family protein, with protein MASASDNKLLEVILDSWDRNNLILINLLQALPPGGLEARALPSSPTVAEMFTHMHFVRLIFLSEDVPECAVSLPEREWVREGNPDVIANELERSAGAVRHAVESRIRSGEAMNLHYDHPLLYLQHMIWHEGYHHGQIKLALKAAGHPFDDEVIGPLTWGIWMDKTQKR; from the coding sequence GTGGCGAGTGCTAGCGACAACAAATTGTTGGAGGTCATCCTGGACTCCTGGGACCGGAATAATCTCATTTTGATTAATCTGCTTCAGGCGCTACCGCCTGGCGGACTAGAGGCGAGGGCTCTGCCCAGTAGTCCGACTGTCGCGGAGATGTTTACTCACATGCATTTTGTGCGTCTCATCTTCCTCTCTGAGGATGTGCCCGAATGCGCGGTTTCGCTGCCGGAGCGAGAGTGGGTCAGGGAAGGGAATCCTGACGTTATCGCAAACGAGCTGGAGCGGAGCGCGGGAGCTGTGCGCCATGCCGTGGAGAGTCGCATTCGGTCTGGTGAGGCGATGAACCTTCACTACGATCATCCGCTTTTGTATCTTCAGCACATGATTTGGCATGAGGGCTATCATCACGGTCAGATCAAGCTGGCGCTCAAAGCGGCGGGCCATCCTTTTGATGATGAAGTAATTGGGCCACTCACTTGGGGCATCTGGATGGACAAGACTCAGAAACGCTGA
- a CDS encoding carbonic anhydrase has translation MNILDSMLERNKEFAAQQIAAGTLMPSLPKAMPNVRATIIGCADMRVDPVHILGIKPGEAVVIRNIGGRITPVLLEELGLLGRIGEVAKEAPGGGGEFHLVVFQHTDCGITRLAGDPAKLAHYFQIPEGEVNSKSVTDPRAAVAGDVALLRTIPGLPGKWLLSGLVYDVATGLVEVVVPPAPIRAA, from the coding sequence GTGAACATTCTCGATTCGATGTTGGAGCGTAACAAGGAGTTTGCTGCGCAGCAGATTGCCGCGGGCACGCTCATGCCGTCACTTCCAAAAGCAATGCCGAATGTCAGGGCGACCATCATCGGTTGTGCTGATATGCGGGTTGACCCTGTTCACATCCTTGGGATTAAACCGGGCGAGGCCGTTGTGATTCGTAACATTGGCGGTCGCATTACGCCGGTGTTGTTAGAGGAGCTGGGTCTGCTCGGGCGAATCGGTGAAGTGGCCAAAGAGGCTCCTGGAGGAGGAGGTGAGTTTCATCTCGTTGTTTTTCAGCACACCGATTGTGGCATCACCCGGCTGGCGGGAGACCCTGCCAAGCTGGCGCACTATTTTCAGATCCCGGAAGGGGAGGTCAATTCAAAGTCGGTCACCGACCCTCGCGCGGCCGTTGCCGGCGATGTTGCTTTGCTCCGGACGATTCCCGGACTCCCGGGCAAGTGGCTTCTCTCAGGGCTCGTCTATGACGTGGCGACCGGGCTGGTCGAGGTTGTTGTACCGCCAGCGCCGATTCGTGCTGCGTAA
- a CDS encoding DUF418 domain-containing protein, which translates to MSESAAMIAMPAVAQAMELAAPAPREPRRRTAIVDALRGWALLGVVLVNYALFYSFDAVIRVPTHDLTSRTMKFVVQLCFQTKEWTLLSVLFGYGFAMLIARRQETSSASLRLFLRRMFWLGIIALVNSSFYYGDILKDYVLMGLVISLFYRASQKVFLVLTICGLLTVPLLIPLSRSVHLITPFADPPVSLYQSHHLIDVLRFGCLSGVHVLFSFPKYFDWNLVMLTCGFLGAYLQKSAFFEQLGNQQRLLQRALWISALVVVALLLLHLAFVSLGWRVDRHYDAFIWFELSLMVCLTCILCRIFLKLRNTTFFRSFQCVGQMTMTNYLMQNVIGLLLFSGFGLGLLHKETYSFSVEVAIVVFCFQIWFSRWWLARHRWGPVEWLWRSLTYNTWLAN; encoded by the coding sequence ATGAGCGAATCTGCGGCAATGATAGCAATGCCTGCGGTGGCCCAAGCGATGGAGCTCGCTGCTCCCGCTCCCCGGGAGCCACGCCGGAGAACCGCGATCGTCGACGCATTGCGCGGCTGGGCGCTGCTGGGTGTGGTGCTTGTGAACTACGCTCTCTTCTATTCCTTCGACGCAGTGATCAGAGTTCCTACGCATGATCTGACGAGCAGAACGATGAAATTCGTCGTCCAGCTCTGCTTCCAGACAAAGGAGTGGACCCTGCTGTCCGTGTTGTTTGGCTATGGCTTCGCGATGCTGATAGCACGCCGTCAGGAGACAAGCTCTGCTTCCCTGCGATTGTTTCTGCGCCGCATGTTCTGGCTCGGCATCATCGCTTTGGTGAACTCGAGCTTCTACTATGGCGACATCTTGAAGGACTACGTTCTGATGGGACTCGTCATCTCTCTTTTCTATCGCGCCTCTCAAAAGGTCTTTCTCGTTCTCACGATTTGCGGCCTGCTGACCGTTCCGCTGCTCATTCCCCTGAGCCGCTCGGTTCACCTGATAACACCTTTCGCGGACCCACCTGTAAGTCTTTACCAGAGCCATCACCTCATCGATGTTCTCCGCTTCGGCTGCCTTTCAGGGGTTCACGTCTTGTTCTCATTTCCTAAATACTTCGATTGGAACCTTGTCATGCTGACCTGCGGTTTTCTTGGAGCCTATCTTCAGAAGAGCGCCTTCTTCGAACAACTCGGCAACCAGCAGCGGTTGCTGCAACGCGCACTCTGGATATCCGCGCTCGTTGTGGTCGCACTACTGCTTCTCCATCTTGCTTTCGTCAGCTTAGGATGGCGCGTCGACCGCCACTATGACGCCTTTATCTGGTTTGAGCTCTCGCTGATGGTGTGCTTGACGTGCATTCTTTGCCGGATTTTTCTCAAGCTGCGAAATACGACATTTTTCAGGTCCTTTCAGTGCGTCGGCCAAATGACTATGACGAACTATCTCATGCAGAACGTCATTGGGCTGCTGCTGTTCTCGGGATTCGGATTGGGATTGCTGCACAAGGAGACGTACTCCTTCAGTGTTGAAGTGGCGATCGTGGTCTTTTGTTTTCAAATCTGGTTCAGCCGATGGTGGCTCGCGAGGCACAGATGGGGACCTGTCGAGTGGCTCTGGCGCTCTCTCACCTACAATACTTGGCTCGCCAACTAA
- a CDS encoding DUF1700 domain-containing protein, which yields MTYPVQNTQETEWFKTLEAALKDLPLDDRREIVREVREHLHERVRQGQNIEDVLGAFGPAVGYASGFVDEYMLTRARDSGRTLTMLSAVMGLARGSLTACIGLLFACIFSILIASSLTCFTIKAIHPDRVGLWVDLPLNTPHRYIHSAPERLPLRLGRDHIQFGYANPIPESEEVLGAGMYPSLLALALLGYLGLRWTLWRTVTSLLRRRA from the coding sequence TTGACCTACCCTGTTCAAAATACGCAAGAGACCGAGTGGTTTAAGACCCTCGAAGCTGCTCTCAAAGACCTGCCTCTGGACGATCGCCGCGAGATCGTCCGTGAGGTGCGGGAGCATCTTCATGAGCGGGTTCGTCAGGGACAAAACATTGAAGACGTGTTGGGGGCGTTTGGCCCTGCCGTCGGTTACGCGTCTGGCTTTGTGGACGAGTACATGCTAACCCGCGCGCGCGATAGCGGAAGAACGCTCACGATGCTCTCCGCCGTGATGGGGTTGGCGCGGGGCAGCCTGACGGCTTGTATCGGTCTTTTGTTCGCCTGTATCTTTTCGATTCTGATCGCGAGCAGCCTTACCTGCTTCACGATTAAAGCCATTCACCCGGACCGAGTTGGCCTGTGGGTGGACCTCCCCCTCAACACACCACACCGGTACATACACAGCGCGCCTGAACGCCTTCCCCTTCGTCTTGGCCGCGATCACATCCAGTTCGGCTATGCAAACCCAATACCCGAATCCGAAGAGGTACTGGGTGCGGGGATGTATCCAAGTCTTCTGGCGTTGGCCCTGCTCGGATACCTGGGCCTGCGCTGGACGCTTTGGCGGACGGTGACAAGTCTGCTGAGGAGACGAGCATGA
- a CDS encoding PadR family transcriptional regulator gives MTIERESEKARRNKRETQLFKGLSELALMHLLRNGPEYGLQILDRLRTEAGLDIAEGTLYPLLYRLEKTGLVAADWRIQKDISHPRKYYTLTPAGAAELKIQAEQWLSISDRLRTFLTGGGR, from the coding sequence ATGACAATTGAACGTGAATCCGAGAAGGCCCGCCGCAATAAGCGCGAAACCCAGCTTTTTAAGGGGTTATCCGAACTCGCTCTGATGCATCTGCTGAGGAACGGTCCAGAGTACGGTTTGCAGATCCTGGATCGGCTTCGAACAGAAGCCGGTCTCGACATCGCCGAAGGCACACTCTACCCGTTGTTGTATCGGCTTGAGAAAACCGGGCTCGTCGCGGCGGATTGGCGTATCCAGAAGGACATTTCACACCCCAGGAAGTATTACACCCTCACACCCGCTGGCGCGGCTGAATTGAAAATCCAGGCGGAGCAATGGCTGTCCATCAGCGACAGGCTCCGTACCTTTCTTACCGGAGGTGGCCGTTGA